GATGGTGTTATGCAGGCAGACACTGGTACAAAGCAAAACCGTGACTTTCCATTTGTTCAGTATGACATGTAATGACAGCTGAAGATGTTGGTGTTATGTTTTTGCAGCATGTTTGTGGGAGAACAGGCTGGGTGACATTTTTCCCATCATCCACTGAAACATGAAGACCAAAAGCAAAAGAACAAAGCACAGGCTTGCtgttgacaaagaagcctttctcaGGGAGACTACTGTAAGCAAAGAGGAACCGGTGAAACGTTTGCGATGTAAAGAAAGGCAAAATGGTGGAAACAGTGAGAGCCATAAGACGGATACAGTCAAAGCCAAGCATGCTTGGAAAAACAAAGACAGACACTTGAGGCGACTGGAAAGCAACGAACGGGAGAGGCAAAGAATGCACAAGCTCAATAATGCATTCCAGGCCTTGAGGGAGGTCATCCCTCATGTGAGAGCTGAGAATAAACTTTCCAAAATTGAGACTCTCACACTAGCCAAAAATTACATCAAATCACTGACTTCCACCATACTCCAAATGTCCAGTGGACACCTTCCAACTGTTGAAGTAACTGGGACAGCCAATGGCTCCAAACTGTACCAGCACTACCAACAGCAACATGGTGACGATGAACGTGATAAACAACTCAAAAAATACTCCACACAAATTCACAGCTACAGACAAGGCAGCTGAAGTTAGCCAATGGCCTCATTCTCTCATCTCCATGCATTCCTTTATCCTTCAGCACTTGGAGGGCAGGTGCCGGCTGCTTCTGCAAGTGGCgtggaaccagggcaggaagggatcctgccttagccccactgcacttctGGCAGTGgttggggctcccagcccccttctaAATTGCCCTGGCCTCTAGGCAATTGCCCCTTTGTCCGCCCATCATTGAGTCTAACTGGTGCAGTTCTTGGGAATGTCTACAGCTACCAACATATCTAATTGACCTGAAGTATGGATAGCAGGACTCATTTCTTTAACCACAAATACGTGGATTTTTCCCCCCCTTGAATATCCTGCTACCCTGGAGAAGGAACCAATTTAATGACCATAGAAACCTGTTTTGAGTAGCTTGATTAATGTAATTGAACAGGCCTGAGTATTACCTAACAAAATAGCCTTTGCCCAGACCCTAAATGCCCGAAACTTATTGAAATAAACGGAAAGGTTCCACTTCACATCAGTGGGCGTTGGGTCATGTTCCTAAAATGGGAGTCATACACTTAAAATGCACAGTAATTCATGTGATCATTGTAGCACTATATGTATTTTAAAGTGCCTTTTAACACAAAAAATTAAGAGAGCTGGTAGATTAACTGTAAGCTCTTCTAGGCAGGAGCTTCTCTCTGGCTGAGTTTGTACAGCAGCCAGTCCAGTGGGGTTCTAGTCTCATTTGGACTCTTCGGGTGCTATTGTAATAGAAAATAGTTAACTGTTAATTCACTTCTGATCATTGCAAAAATGATGTGATTACAGAACTACTGTTTCGTATAATTGGACAATGGTaatctgtgcatttaaaatgaatTCTGCTAATAAAGGCTGCCTTGGCATCAGTTAAGGTTCAGTGTGAGGTAGCACTGGGCTTGGTACAATGAAACACAATAAATGAAAGGGGGGATCTTGTAACAAgaaaagaaactttaaaaaagatGTTGGAATAAAAACACCCATTTCTCCAGCACTGCTCTTCCTTCCCCTACCACAGACTAATGGTTTTTCCTTTGGAAATGTGTGTACAGCATATGTCAcaacccttccacccatggccaTAGCATGCTGATGTTAGCAGGAATATTGTGGTTCTGCTGCAGAGAGGGCAAGAGTAGGATTTAGGTGCTCATGGTGGAACAGGATGCAGCTTCATGGGCCCTATCTTTGTCCCCATAGACAGGGGAATTGCAAGTGGGAAGCAGGCTAGAAGCTGAGTGAGGTAGAGATTCAGGGGACCTTTACTGGGAGGGGGCACTGAAAAGAACAGCTGCAGTGATCCCCTAGAACAGGgttgggcagtaatttttgacgggagagccactccaagaatttggaaagtggtcgagggccacactcttccatgccattaatagaggaggtgtggggtctgggttggaggctggatgcagaagggagcttggggtaagagactgtggtacaagagggggagagggttctgggagggagtttgggtgaaggagttggttgtgacctggggcactttactggggtgcaggggtttgggttgtgacctagggcaggggattgggatgcaggggtttgggttgtgacgtACGGCatgaggggattgtgatctggggcaggagattggagtacCAGATctaggaggggatatgggtgcaggagaggggcagagagtttgggtatgtggacTAGGAGGCAggcgtggggggggcagagggttggggaaagaagaggctggggtgccagaggcaggctctgtccaggagacttaccaggatgactcctggctagcagcccagcaCGTTTCCCAGCCAACCAGCCTGCCTTCCCTGCctaccccacccctgcacaggctgcagggccatgtgcatgtGTGGAATAACTAcaagctggagggggaggggacatggtgcttcatggctgcctgttattcaaacaggcagttcccattgtCCCATTTCTgactagaaactggccaatgggatcgtACTGCGGCAGGGACGGCATctgaagccttcccccctccaccctggGCTCACAGTTGTGAAAGAGAAACGGCCTGGCAGCtacttttctgagcagcatgcaggtGGAGTGAGGCaagtagggagcctgcctggggtctTCTGCTGCATCCATGGGCTGTATCCattggcttgggggggggggggcagatctg
The nucleotide sequence above comes from Pelodiscus sinensis isolate JC-2024 chromosome 16, ASM4963464v1, whole genome shotgun sequence. Encoded proteins:
- the BHLHA15 gene encoding class A basic helix-loop-helix protein 15: MKTKSKRTKHRLAVDKEAFLRETTVSKEEPVKRLRCKERQNGGNSESHKTDTVKAKHAWKNKDRHLRRLESNERERQRMHKLNNAFQALREVIPHVRAENKLSKIETLTLAKNYIKSLTSTILQMSSGHLPTVEVTGTANGSKLYQHYQQQHGDDERDKQLKKYSTQIHSYRQGS